The Halarsenatibacter silvermanii genome has a window encoding:
- a CDS encoding HK97 gp10 family phage protein, translated as MEIDAYFEDMERQLEIFDRAVKSEEKALEKALEYIVREIVNYAKKHGPWTDRTSNLRNSLGCNIKQIGEIKSGTNVSRAISRLRAKPVIEVDGDDYIGVVSAGMEYAIHVELKSGYWVLQGALDRFAPLIEKYFSEFMHVDKLEDKGLFEQFLGD; from the coding sequence GTGGAAATTGACGCTTACTTTGAAGATATGGAAAGACAGTTAGAAATTTTTGATCGGGCGGTCAAATCGGAGGAGAAGGCTTTAGAAAAGGCGCTGGAGTATATTGTCAGAGAGATAGTTAACTATGCTAAAAAGCACGGCCCCTGGACTGATAGGACTTCCAATCTGCGAAATAGCCTGGGCTGCAATATAAAACAAATCGGCGAAATAAAAAGCGGGACGAATGTTTCCCGGGCCATATCGCGTTTAAGAGCCAAACCCGTTATTGAAGTCGACGGGGACGATTATATCGGGGTAGTAAGCGCCGGTATGGAATACGCAATCCATGTAGAGTTAAAGTCCGGGTACTGGGTTTTACAGGGGGCTTTAGATCGGTTCGCACCGCTTATAGAAAAATATTTCAGCGAGTTCATGCATGTCGATAAGCTGGAGGACAAAGGCTTATTCGAGCAGTTTTTAGGAGATTAA